A single window of Desulfovibrio sp. G11 DNA harbors:
- a CDS encoding PP-loop family protein, giving the protein MGEIFPEDGLDPGRASMQLLPTRRGVCQILGANRRARKAGGLCACCPTSRTGGIVTNRDVARSCGEKPAVSTGQAALPQGLARLLADLPALAVAFSGGIDSRFLCHAALLCGCDVLAVHARGPHVPAEESDSAQVWARARGLPLLVVDFDPLSLPEVAVNSRQRCYACKQGLLKAIAGALAHTGKMAGNAPAGKDPHGTRLLCDGSNADDLTAFRPGLRALKEAGIISPLAEAGMGKEAIRAAARAAGLDNPDQCARPCLLTRLAYGLAPQKDVLRRIAAVESSLAALRGGGDVGGIAPGPVAGCALGDFRLRLVPQPVLQAQFLPEALAASVRRILEAHGFMDCELLVGQGVSGFFDRPPVQP; this is encoded by the coding sequence GGGCGCGAACCGGCGCGCCCGGAAGGCAGGTGGCCTGTGCGCCTGCTGCCCGACATCCCGGACAGGAGGCATTGTGACAAATCGCGATGTTGCCCGGTCCTGCGGCGAAAAACCCGCCGTATCCACCGGGCAGGCGGCCTTGCCGCAAGGGCTTGCCCGGCTGCTGGCTGATCTGCCGGCGCTGGCCGTAGCCTTTTCCGGCGGTATTGACAGCCGTTTTCTTTGTCATGCCGCCTTGCTGTGTGGCTGTGACGTGCTGGCCGTGCACGCGCGCGGCCCGCATGTTCCGGCAGAAGAGAGCGACTCGGCGCAGGTATGGGCGCGGGCGCGCGGTCTGCCTCTGCTGGTGGTGGATTTTGATCCGTTGTCCCTGCCGGAAGTGGCCGTCAACAGCCGCCAACGGTGCTACGCCTGCAAGCAGGGGCTGCTGAAGGCTATTGCAGGTGCTCTGGCCCACACCGGAAAGATGGCCGGCAATGCGCCTGCGGGTAAGGACCCCCACGGTACGCGCCTGCTGTGTGACGGCAGCAATGCCGATGACCTCACAGCCTTTCGTCCCGGCCTGCGCGCCCTGAAAGAGGCGGGAATCATATCACCGCTGGCGGAGGCGGGCATGGGCAAAGAGGCCATACGGGCTGCGGCCCGTGCTGCGGGGCTGGATAATCCGGATCAGTGCGCCCGCCCCTGCCTGTTGACCCGTCTTGCCTATGGGCTTGCGCCGCAAAAGGATGTTCTGCGCCGTATTGCCGCCGTTGAAAGCAGCCTTGCGGCCCTGCGCGGCGGCGGGGATGTGGGCGGTATTGCTCCCGGGCCTGTGGCGGGCTGCGCTCTGGGTGATTTTCGCCTGCGTCTCGTCCCGCAGCCGGTTTTGCAGGCACAGTTTCTGCCCGAAGCCCTTGCGGCGTCCGTGCGACGCATCCTGGAAGCGCACGGTTTTATGGACTGTGAGCTGCTGGTCGGGCAGGGTGTAAGTGGTTTTTTTGACAGACCGCCCGTGCAGCCCTGA